In Sus scrofa isolate TJ Tabasco breed Duroc chromosome 14, Sscrofa11.1, whole genome shotgun sequence, the sequence ATtcttaaaaaatgacaaatgattCAACACTTCATCTACTGCACGGTGTATGACGCATGTACTGCATACACACATGGTATATCAGtttataagcaattttttttttttttttttgctttttagggctgcacctgcagcatacgcaagttcccaggctagcggtcaaattggagctatagctaccggcctgtgccacagccacagcaacaccagatccttaacccactgaatgaggccagggattgaacctgcacccttatggatactagttggattcgttaccactgagccacaacaggaattccctataaacaattttaaagacaCAAGTTCACATTGGAAAGAGAAGGAATTGGTGAAAATAAAGGTCTGGGCTGGTCTGGGGGGAAAAGTAAAAGGGACCAACACAATCTatcaacaaaggaagaaaagcaagctGCTTTGTATCAGATAAATCTCAGAGACTTCTCACACAAGCCAACAGGCATAGATCATTTCTGAACACACCTAGACAAAGATCttttccaaacaaaaataaacaagtagataAAATAGTATATTagaaatgtagggagttcccatcacggcacagaggaaacaaatctgactaggaaccacgagatcttgggttcgatccctggcctcactcagtgggttaaggatcaggcgttgccatgagctgtggtgtaggtcgaagacgtggctcggatctggcgttgcttgcagctgtatgtatgtatgccgttagctgtagctctgattagacccctcgcctgggaacctccacatgctgcgggtgcggccctaaaaaagcaaattaaaaaaaaaaaaatctaagagttcctgctgtagctcagcagtaacaaacctgactagcatccatgaggacacagattcgtggccttgctcagtgattaaggatctggtgttgccacgagctgtggtgtaggtcacagatgcagctcagatctggtgttgctgtggctgtggtggaaggcgacagctgcacctccaatttgacccctatcctgggaagttccatatgccacgggtgcagcacttaaaaaaaaaaagaaaaagaaatgtaaatcaaattcTACCAACTACTCACAGAGATAGTAGGACAAACCAAATGTTATTACCCCAACCTCCCTTTCTACCTagataataaaaagcaaatttttagcATTACAAATCCTTTTGCATAAGGTTTCTACAATGCCTGTACATGCCAGATAGTTCAATGTTTAAGCAGACTCTCCTTAGAAAAACAcactttttaattccttttgtCACAGTCATATCTATTTCCATTCTAGAAAAATTCAAACAACTCACTCTACTCCAAATCCTTGTTGATTCCATGGCTGCCCGTATACTCCGTAAGGTGGTACTTGCCACCCATTTGCCATATACTGTCCATACTGTTGTGGATTTCCATAAACTTGGCTCCACTGGCCCCACTGACTATAGTCGACCTAGGAAAAAGCAAATTACTGTTTTagggaacaagaaagaaaacacagtatTTGAAGAAAGTGGgagacaaggaagagaaaaactaaGTAAGCACCCTTATGTGAATAGGACTCTGTTATTTATCATTGTCTAAGTTTATTGGGGTGGTGACACCTGTGAAAAGAAAGTATTAAGATTCAGTTAATACCACAAAATAATCACTTTTGAAATAGCATTAACAAAATCAACTGAAAGCAGCTaaatgcttttttgttgttgtttttcactttgttttcttttaaatggtgTTTCTAAAGCTTTTATGTAGATATGTAAGATGGAAACCTTAAAAAGTGCTATGAAAAATCGAATtacctgttggaagtttttagtCATATCAGGAGATTCTTTACCCCAATAGCATTTAACAACATGTCCTTCGATCGTAGTACCATTCACTGAGACAATGGCATGGGCTGCACTTTCGTGGGTGGAAAAtctaagagaaagagaatgaggtttttttgtttttgattttttaaaagaacttagtAACACAGAAACTCATTAGTTTATAACTAAAGTACATGATGAAGGTAGTTTATAGTTCTACATTGCAACGAAGTCCTAAAATAACAAACTCTAATACCTGAAGGGAACAAATGATATAACTGAAAGAAATGGATCAAATGTACAAGTAACAAAACTATACGTAGAATTTTACCTGACAAATGAATAGCCCTTCTCCGGAAAAACTCTGATTTCCATAATTTGCCCAAATGGTGAGAATGTCTGTCTCATAAGctgatctgaaaaacaaaaacatacaaataatttAAGGTTCATGTTATCATGAAAATACTAACAGTGCAGCTCCAGAGAAGGGAATTAGAAAACCAGACACTATACCTGTTAACCCAGAAGCAATTCCTCCACAGTACACAGTACAATTTTTTGGACTTGACTGGTTTACTACATCTTCAAATCTCAACTGCTTAGTGTTATCTACAtgcagaaaaaaaccaaaaatgttggTAGTTATACAGCACTGTGAAACTGATTACTGTATACTATTAAGATGTGCCTCAATGTAGGgagaaacagaattttttctcttgaCACTATGACTTGACCTGTAAAATTTGCTGATTCACAACTCCAAATATACTTACATCAAAGCCCAGTTACTTTCAGACAATTACACTGAAGATGAAATGAGTCTTAGAATactaataaaattcaaattttaagaaattaagacTAAACACATGATTTTTTGAGGTATCCATAAAAACATGTAAAGCAGACATTTCTTACTTTCTTGTGTACTTTTAGGTGCAGGTGGTTTACGTGTGGCCCAATTGGTTCTGATTTGACGACCACCCAACCACTGACCTCC encodes:
- the TIAL1 gene encoding nucleolysin TIAR isoform X4, with product MITEHTSNDPYCFVEFYEHRDAAAALAAMNGRKILGKEVKVNWATTPSSQKKDTSNHFHVFVGDLSPEITTEDIKSAFAPFGKISDARVVKDMATGKSKGYGFVSFYNKLDAENAIVHMGGQWLGGRQIRTNWATRKPPAPKSTQENNTKQLRFEDVVNQSSPKNCTVYCGGIASGLTDQLMRQTFSPFGQIMEIRVFPEKGYSFVRFSTHESAAHAIVSVNGTTIEGHVVKCYWGKESPDMTKNFQQVDYSQWGQWSQVYGNPQQYGQYMANGWQVPPYGVYGQPWNQQGFGVDQSPSAAWMGGFGAQPPQGQAPPPVIPPPNQAGYGMASYQTQ
- the TIAL1 gene encoding nucleolysin TIAR isoform X7; translation: MDARVVKDMATGKSKGYGFVSFYNKLDAENAIVHMGGQWLGGRQIRTNWATRKPPAPKSTQENNTKQLRFEDVVNQSSPKNCTVYCGGIASGLTDQLMRQTFSPFGQIMEIRVFPEKGYSFVRFSTHESAAHAIVSVNGTTIEGHVVKCYWGKESPDMTKNFQQVDYSQWGQWSQVYGNPQQYGQYMANGWQVPPYGVYGQPWNQQGFGVDQSPSAAWMGGFGAQPPQGQAPPPVIPPPNQAGYGMASYQTQ
- the TIAL1 gene encoding nucleolysin TIAR isoform X6, which produces MNGRKILGKEVKVNWATTPSSQKKDTSNHFHVFVGDLSPEITTEDIKSAFAPFGKISDARVVKDMATGKSKGYGFVSFYNKLDAENAIVHMGGQWLGGRQIRTNWATRKPPAPKSTQENNTKQLRFEDVVNQSSPKNCTVYCGGIASGLTDQLMRQTFSPFGQIMEIRVFPEKGYSFVRFSTHESAAHAIVSVNGTTIEGHVVKCYWGKESPDMTKNFQQVDYSQWGQWSQVYGNPQQYGQYMANGWQVPPYGVYGQPWNQQGFGVDQSPSAAWMGGFGAQPPQGQAPPPVIPPPNQAGYGMASYQTQ